A genomic window from Flavobacterium phycosphaerae includes:
- a CDS encoding response regulator, translated as MEQITIGIIDDHAIVRHGLKELLHKLGNYKVIQEFDNGEDFLAALPLEPAPQMYILDYSMPHMNGIEVLKALEAREEEIKVLLLTQHFDEQIINEAYHHGARGFLHKNCTAHDLKFAIDNIIKIGYNNVSEILKRIRNYEMTGEKKPTDIVLSEREMHFLTLVCDERELTYEQMADSMNLSVKSIEAYRATLFERYGIKSKVGLVLFSFKYRLTEPFI; from the coding sequence ATGGAACAAATTACTATAGGAATTATTGATGATCACGCTATAGTGCGTCACGGTTTAAAAGAGTTATTGCACAAACTGGGAAACTATAAAGTCATTCAGGAATTTGATAACGGAGAAGATTTTTTGGCGGCACTGCCTTTAGAACCTGCCCCGCAAATGTATATTTTAGATTATTCGATGCCCCATATGAACGGTATTGAAGTACTAAAAGCACTTGAAGCCAGAGAAGAAGAAATTAAGGTGCTACTCCTGACCCAACATTTTGATGAACAAATAATCAACGAAGCATATCACCACGGAGCCAGAGGGTTTTTGCATAAAAACTGTACGGCGCATGACTTAAAATTTGCCATAGATAACATTATTAAAATTGGCTACAATAACGTATCCGAAATCCTAAAACGCATCCGAAACTACGAGATGACCGGGGAGAAGAAGCCTACCGACATAGTACTGTCAGAACGCGAAATGCATTTTTTAACCTTGGTATGCGATGAAAGAGAACTTACGTATGAGCAAATGGCTGACAGTATGAACCTATCGGTAAAGTCGATAGAGGCCTACCGAGCGACCCTTTTTGAACGTTATGGCATTAAATCAAAAGTAGGTCTGGTACTGTTTTCGTTTAAATACCGACTTACAGAACCTTTTATATAA
- a CDS encoding RidA family protein, which translates to MSDKKIIFTEKAPAPIGPYNQAVLIGETLYTSGQIALDPVTMALVLDDIETETQQVMENMKAVLDAADMTFEHVVKTTIFIMDMGNFARINAVYGRYFDEKTAPARETVQVAGLPKGVNVEISMVAVK; encoded by the coding sequence ATGAGTGATAAAAAAATAATCTTTACAGAGAAGGCTCCGGCTCCTATTGGGCCTTATAATCAAGCGGTGTTGATTGGGGAAACCCTTTATACTTCGGGGCAAATTGCTTTGGATCCGGTTACTATGGCATTGGTTTTAGACGATATTGAAACTGAGACCCAACAAGTGATGGAAAACATGAAAGCCGTATTGGACGCGGCCGATATGACTTTTGAGCACGTGGTTAAAACCACCATCTTTATTATGGATATGGGTAATTTTGCTCGTATCAATGCTGTTTACGGGCGTTACTTTGATGAAAAAACAGCTCCGGCCCGTGAGACCGTGCAAGTAGCCGGTTTGCCTAAGGGCGTGAATGTTGAGATTTCGATGGTGGCGGTAAAGTAA
- a CDS encoding putative LPS assembly protein LptD, giving the protein MNDTNLKKKKPLLDGKVKYKAEKYAKIDQKKKLVTLYDKAELYYQDIELKAGIIVFDYQKNEVYAGRIKDSTGAYTQSPIFKQGGQQVEPDSIRFNYKTKKALVWNSRTKQGEMNVKAEISKKENDSVYFLKKARFTTAKDVDNPEYYFQASRVKLVPGKKVVVGLTNMVIADVPTPLALPFAFFPMTEKSRSGLIIPSYNDSNTRGFSLQNGGYYFALSDNYDLAVLGDYYTNGSYAMRFESSYAKRYKFQGNVNVRFENLITSERGYPDYARTNIYNIQWTHSKDGKSNPNSRFSASVNLGSSKYYVSSINQVNVGSRLNNTLSSSISYSKTFNSVPQVNLSLTATHSQNTNTEDISMTLPTLQVSVDRIYPFAPKDGIKKGMLKNINLQYTVRGENRIATKDSLFFKPQMFRDAKIGFQHTIPLSTNFKVFKYFSATTSVNYNEVWYLKTIKKQFNVAQNKIIDTDVQGFDAFRTYSFNASLGTTIYGTFNFGDKKRIQAIRHLVRPTVSYSYTPSFAQYYDTYDPDGSGTMLKEYTRFDNGIFGAPGKTMSNNIGFNLSNSFEAKVTDKDSTKTEPKKVMLLNSLNFAASYDVTADSLRWSPMRVSGGTAFFNQKMNVNFATTLDPYAINNAGKRINTWNIDNGGSLFRMTSANMTVNYSFSSRGVKTKKKRTPKEKETEVVKTTCLVLIPI; this is encoded by the coding sequence GTGAATGACACCAATCTTAAAAAGAAAAAACCTTTACTGGACGGCAAAGTAAAATACAAAGCCGAGAAGTATGCCAAAATTGACCAAAAGAAAAAACTGGTTACTTTATACGACAAAGCCGAATTGTATTATCAGGATATTGAACTGAAAGCGGGGATTATTGTTTTTGACTACCAAAAGAATGAAGTGTATGCCGGAAGAATAAAAGATTCTACCGGAGCCTATACCCAATCGCCTATTTTCAAACAGGGAGGCCAGCAAGTAGAACCGGATTCAATTCGCTTTAATTATAAAACCAAAAAGGCTTTAGTTTGGAACTCCAGAACCAAGCAGGGGGAGATGAATGTAAAAGCCGAAATCTCTAAGAAAGAAAACGACTCGGTGTATTTTTTAAAGAAAGCCCGTTTTACTACTGCTAAGGATGTAGATAATCCTGAATATTATTTTCAGGCCAGCCGTGTAAAGTTGGTCCCCGGTAAAAAAGTAGTCGTTGGACTAACCAATATGGTGATTGCCGATGTGCCTACCCCTTTGGCTTTGCCATTTGCTTTCTTTCCAATGACGGAGAAAAGTCGCTCCGGGTTAATCATTCCTTCCTATAACGACAGTAATACCCGTGGCTTTTCGTTGCAAAACGGAGGGTATTATTTTGCTTTGAGTGACAACTATGACCTAGCCGTTTTGGGTGATTATTATACCAACGGTAGTTATGCCATGCGCTTTGAATCGTCGTATGCCAAGCGGTATAAGTTTCAGGGGAATGTTAATGTGCGTTTTGAAAACCTCATCACCAGCGAACGCGGGTATCCTGATTATGCTCGAACCAATATTTACAACATCCAGTGGACCCACTCCAAAGACGGCAAATCGAACCCGAATTCTCGTTTCTCCGCTTCGGTCAATTTGGGAAGTAGTAAATACTATGTCAGCTCTATCAACCAGGTCAATGTAGGGTCAAGATTAAACAACACTTTGAGTTCTTCGATTTCGTATTCTAAGACCTTTAACTCGGTGCCGCAAGTGAACCTGTCGTTAACGGCTACCCATTCGCAGAACACCAATACCGAGGACATTAGCATGACCTTACCTACGCTTCAAGTGAGTGTAGACCGGATTTATCCGTTTGCCCCTAAGGATGGTATTAAAAAAGGGATGTTGAAAAACATTAACCTGCAATATACTGTCAGAGGAGAGAACCGCATCGCTACCAAAGATTCGCTATTCTTTAAACCTCAAATGTTCCGTGATGCCAAGATTGGTTTTCAACACACCATACCATTGAGCACCAACTTTAAAGTTTTTAAATACTTCAGTGCTACCACCTCGGTAAATTATAATGAAGTTTGGTATTTAAAAACTATCAAGAAACAATTTAATGTAGCGCAAAACAAAATAATTGATACCGACGTACAAGGTTTTGATGCCTTCAGAACTTACTCCTTCAACGCCAGTTTGGGGACTACTATTTACGGTACGTTTAATTTTGGCGACAAGAAACGAATTCAAGCCATACGTCATTTGGTTCGACCTACGGTTTCTTATAGCTACACTCCTAGTTTTGCTCAGTATTATGATACCTATGACCCTGACGGCAGTGGTACCATGCTAAAAGAATACACTCGCTTTGACAATGGTATTTTCGGGGCACCGGGGAAAACTATGTCAAACAATATCGGATTTAATTTGAGTAACTCCTTTGAAGCCAAAGTAACCGATAAAGATTCGACCAAAACCGAACCTAAAAAAGTCATGCTGCTCAACAGTTTGAACTTTGCTGCCAGCTACGATGTTACAGCCGATTCATTACGATGGTCGCCTATGCGTGTTAGTGGTGGAACGGCCTTTTTTAATCAAAAAATGAATGTCAATTTTGCTACGACACTCGACCCCTACGCCATCAATAATGCCGGAAAAAGAATTAATACCTGGAATATTGACAATGGTGGCAGTTTGTTTAGAATGACCAGTGCTAATATGACGGTGAACTATTCCTTCTCGAGCCGAGGGGTGAAGACAAAGAAAAAGCGAACACCCAAGGAAAAAGAAACGGAGGTCGTGAAGACGACTTGTTTGGTACTAATACCGATTTGA
- a CDS encoding N-acetylmuramoyl-L-alanine amidase family protein: MRFLTNLKTCFSILLLLNILNVAGQSSGNRFVLVLDAGHGGKDPGNSYHGYVEKDIALKTTLKVGKFLEKEKDFEVTFTRKTDEFIELVNRPKIANKIDAHLFVSIHCNSVKNFEPSGTETFVMGLSRANMNMEVAKNENSVILLEDNYKKNYQGFDPNKPENLIGLKIIQEENLYSSISLATTIQENFTGKLNRKTRGVKQQPLWVLDAAKMPGVLIELGFLSNKEEGEYLNSEEGQTEMARQIANAIIHYKKMYFNEPLNDEDVKMVEKKYKPEPTEPIDSTIAKSNDAINSISTMTDESGQDFYKIQLFASSKKKNVNSADFKGLKDISFTFENNLYRYYYGKATDLNSAKKLNNEAKSHGFTDAFMVQFSNGKASAIK; this comes from the coding sequence ATGAGATTTTTAACGAATTTAAAAACCTGCTTTTCGATACTTTTATTGCTAAACATACTTAATGTCGCAGGGCAGTCATCTGGAAATAGGTTTGTATTGGTTTTAGATGCCGGGCATGGAGGTAAAGATCCCGGGAACTCCTATCACGGCTATGTTGAAAAGGATATTGCATTGAAAACTACTCTAAAAGTGGGCAAATTTCTTGAAAAAGAAAAAGATTTTGAAGTGACTTTCACGCGTAAAACGGATGAATTTATAGAATTGGTGAACCGTCCTAAAATAGCCAATAAAATTGATGCTCATTTGTTTGTTTCCATACATTGTAATTCGGTTAAAAACTTTGAACCGTCAGGAACAGAAACCTTTGTAATGGGGCTTTCAAGAGCTAATATGAATATGGAAGTGGCCAAAAACGAAAACTCGGTAATATTACTGGAGGATAATTACAAAAAGAACTATCAGGGGTTTGATCCGAATAAGCCTGAAAACCTCATAGGTTTAAAAATCATTCAGGAGGAAAATTTATACAGTAGTATTAGTTTGGCTACCACTATTCAGGAAAATTTTACAGGTAAGTTGAATCGAAAAACAAGAGGCGTAAAACAACAGCCTTTATGGGTTTTGGATGCCGCTAAAATGCCGGGTGTTCTGATAGAGTTAGGCTTTTTATCCAACAAGGAAGAAGGGGAATACTTGAATTCTGAAGAAGGACAAACCGAAATGGCCAGACAGATTGCCAATGCCATCATTCATTATAAGAAAATGTATTTCAATGAACCGCTGAATGATGAGGATGTCAAAATGGTTGAGAAAAAGTACAAACCGGAGCCTACAGAACCTATAGATTCAACCATTGCAAAATCTAATGATGCCATAAATTCTATCAGTACCATGACTGATGAATCCGGTCAGGATTTTTATAAAATTCAACTTTTTGCCAGTTCAAAGAAAAAAAATGTCAATTCAGCCGATTTTAAGGGGTTAAAGGACATTTCATTTACTTTTGAAAACAATCTCTACCGGTATTATTACGGAAAAGCGACGGATTTAAATAGTGCCAAAAAGTTGAATAATGAAGCAAAAAGCCATGGTTTTACAGATGCATTTATGGTACAGTTCTCTAACGGTAAAGCCTCTGCAATAAAATAA
- a CDS encoding N-acetylmuramoyl-L-alanine amidase family protein has protein sequence MKVIQQTRVLTIIAFAALLFSNTIHAQKFKVALDAGHGDHDYGAIRMPYIEKNITLAVVLKVGKILEKSSGVEVIYTRKSDQFIDLVERANIANRADANIFVSIHCNANNNTAACGSETYVMGMSKNASNLEAAKRENSVITLEKDYKQKYEGFDPKSPESYGTMVMSQELYLDQSIALAGKIQNHFIDDLNRKSRGVKQAPYMVLHKAYMPRVLIEMGFISNPAEGALLDSEEGQQGIAEAIANAILSYKKEYFGAGAGDDDVKPSQKMEKDGGVKVIDTPSTPKTTVKLPEVKKPEAKKPEPKEEIKSEVTGGVATFKVQLSASGNKLEPIPSNFKGLGNISIASEGALYKYMYGETSNYEEAKRLLAEAKAKGYASAFVIAFKNGKKVSVQEALKQ, from the coding sequence TTGAAAGTAATACAACAAACAAGAGTACTAACAATAATAGCCTTTGCTGCTTTATTGTTTTCCAATACAATTCATGCTCAGAAATTTAAAGTAGCGCTCGATGCAGGGCACGGTGACCATGATTATGGAGCCATCAGAATGCCTTATATCGAAAAGAATATTACTTTGGCAGTGGTTTTAAAAGTGGGTAAAATTTTAGAGAAAAGTTCCGGAGTTGAAGTCATTTACACCAGAAAATCAGATCAGTTTATTGACTTAGTGGAACGCGCCAACATTGCCAACAGAGCTGATGCCAATATATTTGTTTCCATTCACTGTAATGCCAATAACAATACTGCCGCCTGTGGTTCAGAAACCTATGTAATGGGTATGTCTAAAAACGCTTCTAACCTGGAAGCGGCGAAACGAGAGAACTCGGTAATCACCCTCGAAAAAGATTATAAACAAAAGTACGAAGGGTTTGATCCAAAATCGCCTGAATCTTATGGGACTATGGTAATGTCGCAGGAATTATACCTTGATCAGAGTATCGCATTAGCCGGGAAAATTCAAAACCACTTCATCGATGATTTAAATAGAAAAAGCCGAGGGGTAAAACAGGCGCCTTATATGGTGTTACACAAAGCCTATATGCCTAGAGTGCTGATTGAAATGGGCTTCATTTCCAATCCTGCTGAAGGTGCTTTGTTAGATTCGGAAGAAGGGCAACAGGGAATTGCCGAAGCGATTGCCAATGCTATCCTAAGTTATAAAAAAGAATATTTTGGTGCCGGTGCCGGTGATGACGATGTCAAACCATCTCAAAAAATGGAAAAAGACGGTGGTGTTAAGGTTATTGATACCCCATCAACTCCAAAAACAACCGTTAAGCTACCGGAAGTGAAAAAGCCAGAGGCTAAGAAACCGGAACCCAAAGAAGAAATCAAATCTGAAGTAACCGGCGGCGTAGCGACCTTTAAAGTGCAATTGTCAGCCAGTGGCAACAAACTGGAACCGATTCCGAGTAACTTCAAAGGATTAGGCAATATCTCCATAGCATCAGAAGGAGCCTTATACAAATACATGTACGGCGAAACGTCTAATTATGAAGAAGCTAAACGATTATTAGCTGAAGCCAAAGCTAAAGGATATGCTTCCGCTTTTGTGATTGCTTTCAAAAACGGTAAGAAAGTTTCGGTTCAGGAAGCATTAAAGCAATAA
- a CDS encoding MlaD family protein, protein MKITREIKTAILVIASILLFIWGYSFLKGRDLFNDYKTFYVQYDNVEGLQNSAPITINGLVVGKVNKINFLNHSGKIQVELQIKSDFPFSKTSVAYIYEPGLIGGKQIMITPNFEDKSVAESGMTLKGGNIPGLTALVAQRLTPLQEKVEKMVVSADNLLKNVNSVLDAKTRDHLKSSITNLDATLAEFKVASENVNVMLAENKGKINNTMTNFDKASGNFAKISDSIAKVNIGATVKKLEKTLASVDKIMADVQAGKGTLGKLAKDDALYTNFTKTSKELELLLQDLRLNPTRYINVSLFGKKNKPYKAPVNDSIKK, encoded by the coding sequence TTGAAAATCACTAGAGAAATTAAGACGGCCATACTAGTTATTGCTTCTATTTTATTATTTATTTGGGGTTACAGCTTCTTAAAAGGAAGAGACTTATTTAATGACTACAAAACATTCTATGTACAATATGACAATGTAGAAGGGTTGCAAAACTCGGCCCCTATAACCATTAACGGACTGGTAGTAGGCAAGGTGAATAAGATTAACTTCTTAAACCATTCCGGTAAAATTCAGGTTGAACTCCAAATCAAATCGGATTTCCCTTTTTCAAAAACCAGTGTCGCTTACATCTACGAACCGGGCTTAATTGGAGGCAAGCAGATTATGATTACGCCTAACTTTGAAGATAAATCGGTAGCGGAATCAGGAATGACCTTAAAAGGAGGCAACATACCGGGACTAACCGCTTTGGTGGCACAACGCTTAACGCCATTACAGGAAAAAGTAGAAAAGATGGTAGTGTCTGCAGATAATTTATTGAAGAATGTAAACTCGGTTTTAGATGCTAAAACCAGAGACCATTTGAAAAGCAGCATTACCAATTTAGACGCTACTTTAGCTGAGTTCAAAGTAGCTTCTGAAAACGTTAACGTAATGTTGGCAGAAAACAAAGGTAAAATCAATAACACGATGACCAACTTTGATAAAGCTTCAGGGAATTTTGCCAAAATCTCGGATTCAATTGCCAAAGTAAATATCGGAGCTACCGTTAAGAAATTAGAAAAGACATTAGCCAGCGTGGATAAAATAATGGCCGATGTACAGGCCGGTAAAGGAACCTTAGGCAAATTGGCCAAAGACGATGCGCTCTATACCAATTTCACTAAAACGTCTAAAGAATTAGAATTACTGTTACAGGATTTACGCCTGAATCCGACACGTTACATCAACGTTTCGCTTTTCGGAAAGAAGAACAAACCTTATAAAGCACCTGTAAACGATTCCATAAAAAAGTAA
- a CDS encoding (Fe-S)-binding protein, whose protein sequence is MMYIDNILFAILLLAGIGFFAQNVRKLTRNIKLGHDVNRSDNSAARWKNMAMIALGQSKMVKRPVAGFLHIIVYAGFIIINLEVLEIIIDGLFGTHRIFSFLGGFYSFLIGSFEVLAVLVLVAVIVFWIRRNVIRLKRFASSDLKGAPKKDADTILYFEMVLMSLFLVMNATDLHFQMMNSGNVISQYITPLFYNMDITTVEIIERGAWWFHIIGILLFLNYLYYSKHLHILLAFPNTYFADLNAKGKFDNLESVTKEVKLMMDPNADPFAAPPVDAEAAPAKFGASDVQDLNWVQLLNAYTCTECGRCTSSCPANQTGKKLSPRKIMMDTRDRLEEVGKNIDANKGVFVPDNKTLLNDYITAEELWACTSCNACVEECPVNISPLSIIMDMRRYLVMEQSAAPQSLNAMMTNIENNGAPWQYNQQDRLNWKDEN, encoded by the coding sequence ATGATGTATATCGACAACATACTATTTGCTATCCTTCTCCTTGCGGGAATTGGTTTCTTTGCCCAAAACGTCAGAAAGCTGACGCGCAACATCAAATTGGGGCATGACGTAAACCGCTCTGATAACTCCGCAGCCCGATGGAAAAACATGGCGATGATTGCTTTAGGGCAGTCTAAAATGGTGAAAAGACCTGTTGCCGGTTTTTTACATATCATAGTGTACGCCGGTTTTATTATCATCAACCTCGAAGTACTGGAAATTATCATTGATGGACTTTTCGGAACGCACAGAATCTTTTCTTTCTTGGGGGGCTTTTACAGCTTCTTAATCGGTTCGTTTGAGGTATTAGCGGTATTGGTTTTAGTTGCCGTTATCGTCTTTTGGATTAGAAGAAATGTCATTCGCTTAAAACGTTTTGCCAGCTCCGATTTAAAAGGGGCTCCAAAGAAAGACGCCGATACGATTTTGTATTTCGAAATGGTCTTGATGTCCTTATTCTTAGTAATGAATGCTACCGATTTGCATTTCCAAATGATGAATTCAGGAAATGTGATTTCACAATACATTACGCCTTTGTTTTACAACATGGACATCACAACCGTTGAAATCATTGAAAGAGGAGCGTGGTGGTTCCATATTATCGGAATCTTATTGTTCTTGAATTATTTATATTATTCAAAGCACTTACATATTCTGTTAGCCTTTCCAAACACTTATTTTGCCGATTTGAATGCCAAAGGTAAATTTGATAATCTGGAAAGTGTTACCAAAGAAGTAAAACTGATGATGGATCCTAATGCTGATCCGTTTGCAGCTCCACCGGTAGATGCTGAGGCGGCTCCGGCCAAGTTTGGCGCCAGCGATGTGCAGGATTTAAATTGGGTACAATTACTAAACGCTTACACTTGTACCGAATGTGGTCGTTGTACGTCTTCTTGTCCGGCCAATCAAACCGGTAAGAAACTGTCTCCTCGTAAAATTATGATGGACACCCGTGATCGTTTAGAAGAAGTGGGAAAAAATATAGATGCTAATAAAGGCGTTTTTGTACCGGATAATAAAACATTGCTAAACGATTACATCACGGCTGAAGAGCTTTGGGCATGTACTTCGTGCAACGCTTGTGTAGAAGAATGTCCGGTAAACATCAGTCCGTTATCCATCATTATGGACATGAGACGTTATTTGGTTATGGAACAAAGTGCCGCACCACAATCGTTAAATGCGATGATGACCAATATTGAAAACAATGGTGCCCCTTGGCAATACAACCAACAAGACCGATTAAACTGGAAAGACGAAAACTAA
- a CDS encoding LNS2 domain-containing protein, whose product MKAEDIDKNLQSITQNGQHLSPILPEGIKNYLIDIDGTVCDDIPNEEPERMLTAEVYPDALVTLNKWYDEGHIIFFFTSRTEAHREYTEIWLKKHGFKYHGILFGKPRGGNYHWIDNHLVKATRYRGKFTDLVEKEVTIQVFDDEHHE is encoded by the coding sequence ATGAAAGCGGAAGACATTGACAAAAACTTGCAAAGCATCACGCAAAACGGACAGCATTTAAGTCCGATTTTACCGGAAGGTATTAAGAATTATCTAATCGATATTGACGGAACCGTTTGTGACGATATCCCCAATGAAGAACCGGAACGAATGCTAACGGCTGAGGTTTACCCTGATGCATTAGTAACCTTAAACAAATGGTATGATGAAGGGCATATTATATTTTTCTTCACATCAAGAACAGAAGCACACAGAGAGTATACTGAGATTTGGTTAAAAAAACACGGTTTCAAATACCACGGAATCCTTTTTGGAAAACCACGAGGAGGAAACTACCACTGGATTGACAATCACTTGGTAAAAGCCACCCGTTACAGAGGAAAGTTCACCGATTTAGTGGAAAAAGAAGTAACCATTCAGGTATTCGACGACGAGCACCACGAGTAA
- a CDS encoding (Fe-S)-binding protein encodes MSEVLNVPTMAEMMAQGKQPEVLFWVGCAGSFDDRAKKITKAFVRILNRANVEFAVLGTEESCTGDPAKRAGNEFLFQMQAMMNIEVLNAYEAKKIVTACPHCFNTLKNEYPELGGTYEVVHHTEFLKSLLDAGRLTIEGGQFKGKRITFHDPCYLGRANNVYEAPRALIQKLDAELVEMKRSRANGLCCGAGGAQMFKEPEPGNKDINVERTEDALETQPEIIAAGCPFCNTMMTDGVKAKEKEGAVKVMDVAELIANAQDL; translated from the coding sequence ATGTCAGAAGTATTAAATGTGCCAACCATGGCAGAAATGATGGCCCAAGGCAAGCAACCCGAAGTGTTATTTTGGGTAGGCTGTGCCGGCAGTTTTGATGACAGAGCAAAAAAAATTACCAAAGCGTTTGTGCGTATTTTAAATCGCGCCAATGTAGAGTTTGCCGTATTGGGTACCGAAGAAAGTTGTACCGGGGATCCGGCCAAACGAGCCGGTAACGAATTTTTGTTCCAAATGCAGGCCATGATGAACATAGAAGTTTTGAATGCCTACGAAGCCAAAAAAATCGTAACCGCTTGCCCGCATTGTTTTAATACACTGAAAAATGAATACCCTGAATTGGGCGGTACCTATGAAGTAGTGCATCATACAGAATTTTTGAAATCGCTGTTGGATGCCGGAAGACTAACCATTGAAGGCGGACAATTCAAAGGAAAACGCATTACATTTCATGACCCTTGCTATTTAGGCAGAGCTAATAATGTTTATGAAGCACCAAGAGCGTTGATTCAGAAATTGGATGCTGAGTTAGTAGAAATGAAACGCTCGCGCGCTAATGGTTTGTGCTGTGGTGCCGGCGGAGCCCAAATGTTCAAAGAGCCGGAGCCGGGTAACAAAGACATCAACGTAGAAAGAACCGAAGATGCTTTGGAAACCCAACCCGAAATCATTGCAGCCGGTTGTCCGTTCTGTAATACCATGATGACGGATGGAGTCAAAGCCAAAGAAAAAGAAGGGGCTGTAAAAGTGATGGACGTGGCTGAGTTAATTGCCAATGCACAGGATTTATAA
- a CDS encoding phosphatase PAP2 family protein, with product MNRLVVCFLFFVFQLKAQQPNAVSADSIQPKTNIKLDLKYQQFIIPTVFIGYGIIGLESGQIKGFNAGINEEVTEHIDKKITVDDFSQYLPMASLYGLSALGVKGKNNTKDKTIILATSYLLMGLTVNAFKQTASVKRPDGTSYNSFPSGHTATAFMGAELMYQEYKDVSVWYGVSGYLVATGTGIFRMYNNRHWFTDVVAGAGIGILSAKAGYWLYPIASKWFTKKNATKIKTVMAPFHDGRNTGIGFIKTF from the coding sequence ATGAATCGTCTGGTTGTTTGCTTTCTTTTTTTTGTTTTTCAACTGAAGGCACAACAACCTAATGCTGTCAGCGCAGATTCCATACAACCCAAGACGAATATTAAATTAGATTTAAAATACCAACAATTCATTATTCCTACTGTTTTTATCGGTTACGGAATTATAGGATTAGAAAGCGGTCAGATTAAAGGATTTAATGCGGGCATTAATGAAGAAGTGACAGAGCATATTGATAAAAAAATTACAGTAGATGATTTTTCCCAATACCTCCCCATGGCTTCACTATACGGATTATCCGCATTGGGCGTAAAAGGTAAAAACAATACCAAAGACAAAACCATTATACTGGCAACGTCTTATCTTTTAATGGGGCTGACCGTTAATGCTTTTAAGCAAACAGCCTCCGTTAAACGGCCTGACGGAACAAGTTATAATTCGTTTCCATCAGGGCATACTGCTACCGCTTTTATGGGAGCAGAGTTAATGTATCAGGAATACAAAGACGTATCGGTTTGGTACGGCGTATCAGGTTATTTGGTAGCCACCGGAACCGGAATATTCCGAATGTACAACAATCGCCATTGGTTTACCGATGTAGTTGCCGGAGCAGGAATAGGTATATTGAGTGCCAAAGCAGGCTATTGGTTGTACCCGATAGCGAGCAAGTGGTTTACCAAAAAGAATGCAACAAAAATAAAAACGGTTATGGCTCCGTTTCACGATGGACGAAACACCGGAATTGGTTTTATAAAAACCTTTTAG